In Hemiscyllium ocellatum isolate sHemOce1 chromosome 2, sHemOce1.pat.X.cur, whole genome shotgun sequence, a single window of DNA contains:
- the LOC132829788 gene encoding uncharacterized protein LOC132829788 — protein sequence MNGLTISIDFVNKRLLLEKYNNTRVLQMSFLFTPALYKAISSSDKYMSLESVKYPNYFVRYFDNGTVTLEKWQMGDLFRKQASFLVHKNRWFAKYSAFESYTSRQEFLFANPNGIISMEKYDVRKRMAMSFKTTECDFAIPEYTLCEWVYRPCESPCLKTCQDPLGSKCTLSVKIEGCFPHCAEDKVLDETTYRCVRLDECTSPATGHSGLPGVPLMEFIPPLTNTETKILDTITDNTSMLTSETMGINHTTNSEIILQQTNTATHEIKATSNDTMNPKTMTIQTDRTTNKSGLSDINTMVRETFSIQFNTAETLDTHNYTIALKTMDTNPSTAAPETLSTQTNLNVPESVYTQYNSITAEVWGNLTNSSTHEAGDNNIKKLVHDTFNIQLNATFPETMVTHNNANNLKKINMNTSTTAAEKISTNSNKFALETKSRPINILDSETMVTHINTTAPGTVSIQTNIIPPETTAIQINTSAPETNSRLTNISAPETMATWVKTATPETTTTQINTSALVTMSIRTHTIAPATIVTQINTITSETMTTQINTTVPETMFMPTNTTAPETMLTQINTTAPETTLTQINTTAPETTLTQINTTAPETMLTQINTTAPETTLTQINTTAPETKLTQINTTAPETKLTQINTTAPETTLTQINTTAPETTLTEINTTASETTLTQINTTVPETMLTQINTTAPETMLTQINTTAPETTLTQINTTAPETMLTQINTTAPETILIQINTTVPETMLTQINTTAPETTLTQINITAPETTLTLINTTAPETMLTQINTTAPETMFTQINTTAPETMFTQINTTAPETMFTQINTTAPETMFTQINTTAPETMFTQINITAPETMLTQMNSTAPETMATHVKITAPETTGTQINTTAPETMASRVKITIPETTGTQINTTAPETMASRVKITAHETTGTQINTTAPETRFTRTNTTALETRDTRTKIIPPEARVTQLNTTAPESQVVHANTATAEIRITHTNTTTPESTVTHNATALEMTITHSNITTPEIMVTQINTTAPETEITWSNTTAPESRVTHNSTTALEDKTTMFNSTAPETTITWFNTTASETRVIHTNTTAAETRLTYNSTTVPKSRTMQMEVIPPETRDMQAKTTAPETNTTLTNTIAPEFKTTLINTTVPETKITWSNTTTLETGDTDNSTTVSESRNMQAKIIPPETTAPRANTTPETNATPTNTTTPEPNATLTNTTAPETNNTGTNTIALESNAIHTITKVPEPNTTHVNITAPESRVTNSAASETVSTNSNRISIELNYVHSDTNDPEMMDTISNTTNLNTTISNTGKRNSEVMGTLIDSTVQAINTSNINAAISAIMFNDTNTTTPGTIINETNINIKIMRNNVTDSNILETKGTNAAVAEPENAGNNTNLTLPETIVRKTNTFTFGSLENKINIDVPIIMDNDAILTTLESRDTNFNASFSELMDNESVSNIAGTNGIYNDTAAPEHNSIYSEILDKDKSRGNRGTRSIQTIATTQEITGNDNDSIIHENRIIDQAVETQGTRGIDSNTTTPESVGTTIITGAAKTMPSRTNITMSGKQGNSTNNDMSATIHTHRNIITPKILNIQTNMIIPENMVTDSKPTPTTMTTDSNTVAPINMFIQNNTTAPKIMSTHTNTTAPEIVLTHTIATAHETMSTLIDTTVPETMSPHTTATDPKTRSTLINTTAPESMPPHIKITAPEIVSTNTNTISAEVMSTPINTTTTETMSIHINTTGPETLSIHTNTTATETKSPHTNTTAPETMSIHINTSAPETMSTHTNTTPETMSIHTNTTAPETMSIHTNTSVPETMSIHTNTTAPETLSIHTNTTAPETMSIHTNTTAPETMSVHTNTTGPETMSIHTNTSVPETMSTHTTTTPEAMSIHINTITPETMSIHTNTTAPETMSTHTNTTPETISIHINTITPETMFTHSDSADPAIRSIHTNLTAAETTYPYINTTIPETMSTHIVSTASEFRSTYTSLTAPETMSTQNNITVPETMSTHINAIAPEIRSIFTNTTIPETMTIHTNTTAPETLSLHINTTAPETMTLYTDKTAPEIVSPDTNTTLPETMSVRTNTTAPENTSTKTNKTGPETISTHTNTTVPETISIHANTTAPETMSIHANTTVPETMFTQTNTTAPKIRSIHINTIARETMSIHTNTTAPQTMSTHTNRTTKTMSIHTNRTARETIFTQTNTTASEFWSTSTNQTVPEIMFIQTNTTTPETMSNNDIITVHETMSTHIDSTAPESRSIPTNTNIPETMTIHTNTTAPQTVSPHINMTAPETMSIHINTTAPESVSPHVNTTAPENTPTQTNKTGPETMFSHTNTTAPETMSTHANTTVPEAMSIHINTTAPETMSTHANTTVPEAMSIHINATAPETMNIHTNTTAPETMSTQNNTTASQTMSTHTNTTAPQTMSTHINTTAPETMSTHTNTTAPETMSTQNNTTAPQTMSTHTNTTAPQTMSTHINTTAPEIIFTQTNTTASEFRTTYTNQTTPDTMSNNDIITVRETMSTHIDSTAPEIRSIPTKTNIPKTKTIHTNTTPETMSIQTNTTGPETISIHTNTTAPQTVSPHINMTAPETMSIHINTTAPETVSPHVNTTAPENTLTQTNKTGPETTFSHTNTTAPETMFTHANTTVPETMSTHINATAPETMSIHSNTTVPETMSTHSNATVPETMSTHINATVPETMTIHTNTTVPETMSIHTNTTAPETMSTHTNTTAPETMSTQNNTTAPQTMSTHTNTTAPQTMSTHINTTAPEIIFTQTNTTASEFRTTYTNQTAPETMFIQTNTTTPDTMSNNDIITVRETMSTHIDSTAPEIRSIPTKTNIPKTKTIHTNTTPETMSIQTNTTGPETISIHTNTTALETMAIHTNTTAPETMSTHTNTTAPETMSIQTNTTGPETNSIDTNTTAPENMSIHTNTTAPETMSTQTNTTAPETMSIHTNTTAPETISIDTNTTAPENMSIHTNKTAPESMSTQTNTTAPETMSIHTNTTAPETMSIHTNTTAPETMSIQINTTGPETMSTQNNTIDPETMSIHTNTTAPETISIHTNTTAPETMSIHINTTAPETMSTHTNTTAPETMTTQTNTTGPETMYTHTNTTAPETMSTHTNRTAPETMSIYINTTVPETMSIHTNITAPETMTTDTSTTAPEMMSIHANATVPENMSTYTNTTDPETKSIHTNTTVPETMSIHTHTTVPETMSTHTNATVPETMFAHINATAPETMSVHTNRTAPETIFTQTNTTVSEFKFTYANQTAPETMSTQNIIAMSTHIDSTAPEIRSIPPI from the coding sequence GTACCTCACCAGCAACAGGACATTCAGGGCTTCCAGGAGTTCCTCTGATGGAATTTATACCACCATTAACCAATACTGAAACCAAAATTCTTGATACCATCACTGATAATACCAGTATGCTCACTTCTGAAACAATGGGCATCAATCATACAACCAATTCTGAAATAATACTCCAGCAAACAAATACAGCTACACATGAAATTAAAGCCACATCTAATGATACTAtgaatcctaaaactatgaccatCCAGACTGATAGAACTACTAATAAGTCCGGACTCAGTGACATCAACACAATGGTTCGGGAAACATTTAGCATCCAATTCAACACAGCTGAGACATTAGATACCCACAATTATACAATTGCTCTTAAGACAATGGACACTAACCCCAGTACAGCTGCTCCTGAAACCCtgtccacccagaccaatttaAACGTACCTGAAAGTGTGTACACACAATACAATTCAATCACTGCTGAAGTTTGGGGTAACCTCACAAATTCAAGTACTCATGAGGCTGGGGATAACAACATCAAAAAATTGGTTCATGATACATTTAACATCCAATTAAATGCAACATTTCCTGAAACAATGGTCACACACAACAATGCAAACAATCTGAAAAAAATAAATATGAACACCAGTACAACTGCTGCTGAGAAAATAAGCACCAACAGCAATAAATTTGCTCTTGAAACTAAGTCCAGGCCAATCAATATACTTGATTCTGAAACTATGGTGACCCACATCAACACAACTGCTCCTGGAACAGTATCTATTCAAACCAATATAATTCCTCCTGAAACTACAGCAATCCAGATCAATACATCTGCTCCTGAAACTAATTCAAGGCTAACCAATATATCAGCTCCTGAAACTATGGCAACATGGGTTAAGACAGCTACTCCTGAAACTACGACCACCCAAATTAATACAAGTGCTCTTGTAACTATGTCCATTCGCACCCATACAATTGCCCCTGCAACTATAGTGACCCAGATTAATACAATTACTTCTGAAACTATGACCACCCAGATTAATACAACTGTTCCTGAAACTATGTTTATGCCAACCAATACAACCGCTCCTGAAACCATGTTGACCCAGATCAATACAACTGCTCCTGAAACCACATTGACCCAAATCAATACAACTGCTCCTGAAACCACGTTGACCCAGATCAATACAACTGCTCCTGAAACCATGTTGACCCAAATCAATACAACTGCTCCTGAAACCACGTTGACCCAGATCAATAcaactgctcctgaaaccaaGTTGACCCAGATCAATAcaactgctcctgaaaccaaGTTGACCCAGATCAATACAACTGCTCCTGAAACCACGTTGACCCAGATCAATACAACTGCTCCTGAAACCACATTGACTGAAATCAATACAACTGCTTCTGAAACCACGTTGACCCAGATCAATACAACTGTTCCTGAAACCATGTTGACCCAGATCAATACAACTGCTCCTGAAACCATGTTGACCCAGATCAATACAACTGCTCCTGAAACCACATTGACCCAAATCAATACAACTGCTCCTGAAACCATGTTGACCCAGATCAATACAACTGCTCCTGAAACCATATTGATCCAAATCAATACAACTGTTCCTGAAACCATGTTGACCCAGATCAATACAACTGCTCCTGAAACCACATTGACCCAGATCAATATAACTGCTCCTGAAACCACATTGACCCTGATCAATACAACTGCTCCTGAAACCATGTTGACCCAGATCAATACAACTGCTCCTGAAACCATGTTTACCCAGATCAATACAACTGCTCCTGAAACTATGTTTACTCAGATCAATACAACTGCTCCTGAAACCATGTTTACTCAGATCAATACAACTGCTCCTGAAACCATGTTTACCCAGATCAATACAACTGCTCCTGAAACTATGTTTACCCAGATCAATATAACTGCTCCTGAAACCATGCTGACCCAGATGAATTCAACTGCTCCTGAAACTATGGCAACTCACGTGAAAATAACTGCTCCTGAAACTACAGGCACGCAGATCAATACAACTGCTCCTGAAACTATGGCGTCTCGCGTGAAGATAACTATTCCTGAAACTACAGGGACTCAGATCAATACAACTGCTCCTGAAACTATGGCGTCTCGCGTGAAGATAACTGCTCATGAAACTACAGGGACGCAGATCAATACAACTGCTCCTGAAACTAGGTTCACCCGCACCAATACAACAGCACTTGAAActagggacacccgcaccaaaatAATTCCTCCTGAAGCGAGGGTCACACAGCTCAACACAACTGCTCCTGAATCTCAGGTAGTGCATGCCAATACAGCTACTGCTGAAATTAGGATAACTCACACCAATACAACTACCCCTGAATCTACAGTCACTCACAATGCAACTGCACTTGAAATGACCATCACTCATAGCAATATAACTACACCCGAAATTATGGTGACCCAAATCAATACAACTGCCCCTGAAACTGAGATCACATGGTCCAACACGACTGCTCCAGAATCTAGGGTCACACATAACAGTACAACTGCTCTAGAAGATAAGACCACAATGTTCAATTCAACTGCTCCTGAAACTACAATCACATGGTTCAATACAACAGCGTCTGAAACTAGGGTCATACACACTAATACGACAGCTGCAGAAACTAGGCTCACTTACAACAGTACAACTGTGCCTAAGTCTAGGACCATGCAAATGGAAGTAATCCCTCCTGAAACTAGGGATATGCAAGCCAAAACAACAGCTCCTGAAACTAATACCACACTTACCAATACAATTGCTCCTGAATTTAAAACCACACTTATCAATACAACTGTCCCTGAAACTAAGATCACATGGTCCAACACAACCACTCTAGAAACTGGGGACACAGACAACAGTACAACTGTGTCTGAATCTAGGAACATGCAAGCCAAAATAATCCCTCCTGAAACTACAGCTCCACGAGCTAATACAACTCCTGAAACTAATGCCACACCTACCAATACAACTACTCCTGAACCTAATGCCACACTTACCAATACAACTGCTCCTGAAACTAACAACACGGGCACCAATACAATTGCTCTTGAATCTAATGCCATCCACACCATTACAAAGGTTCCAGAACCTAATACCACACATGTCAATATAACAGCCCCTGAAAGCAGGGTTACCAACTCAGCTGCGTCTGAAACTGTAAGCACCAACTCCAATAGAATCAGCATTGAATTGAACTATGTCCACTCTGACACCAATGATCCTGAAATGATGGACACTATCTCAAATACAACCAACCTTAATACTACCATTTCCAATACTGGTAAAAGAAATTCTGAAGTTATGGGCACCCTCATCGATTCAACTGTTCAAGCAATCAACACCAGCAACATTAATGCAGCCATTTCTGCGATTATGTTCAATGACACAAATACAACAACTCCAGGAACTATAATAAATGAAACCAATATTAACATAAAAATAATGAGGAACAATGTGACAGATTCAAATATCCTTGAAACTAAAGGGACCAATGCCGCTGTAGCTGAACCTGAAAATGCTGGCAACAATACCAATCTAACTCTTCCTGAGACAATAGTCAGGAAAACCAATACATTTACTTTTGGGAGTTTGGAAAACAAAATCAACATAGATGTTCCAATAATAATGGACAATGATGCCATTTTGACTACGCTTGAATCTAGAGATACAAACTTCAATGCATCCTTTTCTGAATTAATGGATAATGAGTCAGTTTCAAACATTGCTGGAACTAATGGCATATACAATGATACAGCTGCTCCTGAACATAACAGCATTTACTCTGAAATACTGGACAAAGACAAAAGCAGAGGGAATCGTGGAACTCGGAGCATCCAAACAATTGCAACTACTCAAGAGATTACAGGTAATGACAATGACTCAATCATTCACGAAAATAGAATCATTGACCAAGCTGTAGAAACCCAAGGAACTCGGGGTATTGATTCCAATACAACCACTCCAGAGTCTGTGGGCACCACTATAATTACAGGTGCTGCCAAGACTATGCCATCCAGAACCAATATAACCATGTCTGGTAAACAGGGCAATAGCACGAATAACGACATGTCAGCCACTATTCACACCCATAGAAACATAATTACACCTAAAATACTGAATATCCAAACTAATATGATTATTCCTGAAAACATGGTTACAGATTCCAAACCGACTCCTACAACGATGACTACCGACTCGAATACAGTTGCTCCTATAAACATGTTCATCCAAAACAATACAACCGCTCCCAAAATCATGTCCACCCATACCAATACAACTGCTCCTGAAATTGTGCTCACCCACACCATTGCAACTGCTCATGAAACCATGTCCACCCTCATCGATACAACTGTCCCTGAGACCATGTCCCCCCACACCACTGCAACTGATCCTAAAACTAGGTCCACCCTCATCAATACAACTGCTCCTgaatccatgccccctcatatcAAAATAACTGCTCCTGAAATTGTGTCCACCAATACCAACACAATTTCTGCTGAAGTCATGTCCACCCCCATCAATACAACTACTACTGAAACAATGTCCATCCACATCAATACAACTGGTCCCGAAACCTTGTCCATCCACACCAATACAACTGCTACTGAAACCAAGTCCCCCCACACCAATACAACTGCTCCTGAAACCATGTCCATCCACATCAATACAAGTGCTCCTGAAACCAtgtccacccacaccaacacaacTCCTGAAACCATGTCCATCCACACCAATACAACTGCTCCTGAAACCATGTCCATCCACACCAATACAAGTGTTCCTGAAACCATGTCCATCCACACCAATACAACTGCTCCCGAAACCTTGTCCATCCACACCAATACAACTGCTCCTGAAACCATGTCCATCCACACCAATACAACTGCTCCCGAAACCATGTCCGTCCACACCAATACAACTGGTCCTGAAACCATGTCCATCCACACCAATACAAGTGTTCCTGAAACCATGTCCACCCACACCACCACAACTCCTGAAGCCATGTCCATCCACATCAATACAATTACTCCTGAAACCATGTCCATCCACACCAATACAACTGCACCTGAAACCAtgtccacccacaccaacacaacTCCTGAAACCATATCCATCCACATCAATACAATTACTCCTGAAACCATGTTCACCCACAGTGATTCAGCAGATCCTGCTATCAGGTCCATACACACCAATCTAACTGCAGCTGAAACTACGTACCCCTACATCAATACAACTATACCTGAAACCATGTCCACTCACATCGTTTCAACAGCATCTGAATTCAGGTCCACATACACCAGTCTAACTGCTCCTGAAACCATGTCCACCCAGAACAATATAACTGTTCCAGAAACCATGTCAACCCACATCAATGCAATAGCTCCTGAAATCAGGTCCATCTTCACAAATACAACTATTCCTGAAACCATGACCATCCACACCAACACAACTGCACCTGAAACTTTGTCCCTCCACATCAATACAACTGCACCTGAAACCATGACCCTCTACACCGATAAAACTGCTCCTGAAATTGTGTCCCCCGACACTAATACAACTCTTCCTGAAACCATGTCCGTCCGCACCAATACAACTGCTCCTGAGAACACATCCACCAAGACCAACAAAACAGGTCCTGAGACTATATCCACCCACACCAATACAACTGTCCCTGAAACCATTTCCATCCATGCCAATACAACTGCTCCTGAAACCATGTCCATCCACGCCAATACAACTGTTCCTGAAACCATGTTCACACAGACCAATACAACAGCTCCGAAAATCAGGTCCATACACATCAATACAATTGCTCGTGAAACCATGTCCATCCACACCAATACAACTGCTCCTCAGACCATGTCCACCCACACCAATAGAACTACTAAAACCATGTCCATCCACACCAATAGAACTGCTCGTGAAACCATTTTCACCCAGACCAATAcaacagcttctgaattctgGTCCACAAGCACCAATCAAACTGTTCCTGAAATCATGTTCATCCAGACCAATACAACTACTCCTGAAACCATGTCCAACAATGACATTATAACTGTTCATGAAACCATGTCCACCCACATAGATTCAACAGCTCCTGAAAGCAGATCCATCCCCACTAATACAAATATTCCTGAAACCATGACCATCCACACCAATACAACTGCTCCTCAAACTGTGTCCCCTCACATCAATATGACTGCTCCTGAAACCATGTCCATCCACATAAATACAACTGCTCCTGAATCCGTGTCTCCCCACGTCAATACAACTGCTCCTGAgaacacacccacccagaccaataaAACAGGTCCTGAAACTATGTTCTCACACACGAATACAACTGCTCCTGAAACCATGTCCACCCATGCCAATACAACTGTTCCTGAAGCCATGTCCATCCACATCAATACAACTGCTCCTGAAACCATGTCCACCCATGCCAATACAACTGTTCCTGAAGCCATGTCCATCCACATCAATGCAACTGCACCTGAAACCATGAACATCCACACCAATACAACTGCTCCAGAAACCATGTCCACCCAGAACAATACAACTGCTTCTCAGACCATGTCCACCCACACCAATACAACTGCTCCTCAGACCATGTCCACCCACATCAATACAACTGCTCCTGAAACCATGTCCACCCACACCAATACAACTGCTCCAGAAACCATGTCCACCCAGAACAATACAACTGCTCCTCAGACCATGTCCACCCACACCAATACAACTGCTCCTCAGACCATGTCCACCCACATCAATACAACTGCTCCTGAAATCATATTCACCCAGACCAATACAACAGCTTCTGAATTCAGGACCACATATACCAATCAAACTACTCCTGATACAATGTCCAACAATGACATTATAACTGTTCGTGAAACCATGTCCACCCACATAGATTCAACAGCTCCTGAAATCAGATCCATCCCTACCAAAACAAATATTCCCAAAACCAAGACCATCCACACCAATACAACTCCTGAAACCATGTCCATCCAGACCAACACAACAGGTCCTGAAACCATTTCCATCCACACCAATACAACTGCTCCTCAAACTGTGTCCCCTCACATCAATATGACTGCTCCTGAAACCATGTCCATCCACATAAATACAACTGCTCCTGAAACCGTGTCTCCCCACGTCAATACAACTGCTCctgagaacacactcacccagACCAATAAAACAGGTCCTGAAACTACGTTCTCACACACGAATACAACTGCTCCTGAAACCATGTTCACCCATGCCAATACAACTGTTCCTGAAACCATGTCCACCCACATCAATGCAACTGCACCTGAAACCATGTCCATCCACAGCAATACAACTGTTCCTGAAACCATGTCCACTCACAGCAATGCAACTGTTCCTGAAACCATGTCCACCCACATCAATGCAACTGTTCCTGAAACCATGACCATCCACACCAATACAACTGTTCCTGAAACCATGTCCATCCACACCAATACAACTGCTCCAGAAACCATGTCCACCCACACCAATACAACTGCTCCAGAAACCATGTCCACCCAGAACAATACAACTGCTCCTCAGACCATGTCCACCCACACCAATACAACTGCTCCTCAGACCATGTCCACCCACATCAATACAACTGCTCCTGAAATCATATTCACCCAGACCAATACAACAGCTTCTGAATTCAGGACCACATATACCAATCAAACTGCTCCTGAAACCATGTTCATCCAGACCAATACAACTACTCCTGATACAATGTCCAACAATGACATTATAACTGTTCGTGAAACCATGTCCACCCACATAGATTCAACAGCTCCTGAAATCAGATCCATCCCTACCAAAACAAATATTCCCAAAACCAAGACCATCCACACCAATACAACTCCTGAAACCATGTCCATCCAGACCAACACAACAGGTCCTGAAACCATTTCCATCCACACCAATACAACTGCTCTTGAGACCATGGCCATCCACACCAATACAACTGCACCTGAAACCATGTCCACCCACACCAATACAACTGCTCCTGAGACCATGTCCATCCAGACCAACACAACAGGTCCTGAAACCAATTCCATTGACACCAATACAACTGCTCCTGAGAACATGTCCATCCACACCAATACAACTGCACCTGAAACCATGTCCACCCAAACCAATACAACTGCTCCTGAGACTATGTCCATTCACACCAATACAACTGCTCCTGAAACCATTTCCATCGACACCAATACAACTGCTCCTGAGAACATGTCCATCCACACCAATAAAACTGCACCTGAAAGCATGTCCACCCAAACCAATACAACTGCTCCTGAAACCATGTCCATCCACACCAATACAACTGCTCCTGAAACCATGTCTATCCACACCAATACAACTGCTCCTGAGACCATGTCCATCCAGATCAACACAACAGGTCCTGAAACCATGTCCACGCAGAACAACACAATAGATCCTGAGACCATGTCCATCCACACCAATACAACTGCTCCTGAAACCATTTCCATCCACACCAATACAACTGCTCCTGAGACCATGTCCATCCACATCAATACAACTGCTCCTGAAACCATGTCCACTCACACCAATACTACTGCACCTGAAACCATGACCACCCAGACCAACACAACAGGTCCTGAAACCATGTACACCCACACCAATACAACTGCTCCTGAAACTATGTCCACCCACACCAATAGAACTGCTCCTGAAACAATGTCCATTTACATCAATACAACTGTTCCCGAAACCATGTCCATCCACACGAATATAACTGCACCTGAGACCATGACCACCGACACCAGTACAACTGCACCTGAAATGATGTCCATCCATGCCAATGCAACTGTTCCTGAAAACATGTCCACCTACACCAATACAACTGATCCTGAGACCAAGTCCATCCACACCAATACAACTGTTCCTGAAACCATGTCCATCCACACCCATACAACTGTTCCTGAAACCATGTCCACCCACACCAATGCAACTGTTCCTGAGACCATGTTCGCCCACATCAATGCAACTGCTCCTGAAACCATGTCCGTCCACACCAATAGAACTGCTCCTGAAACCATATTTACCCAGACCAATACAACAGTTTCTGAATTCAAGTTCACATACGCCAATCAAACTGCTCCTGAAACCATGTCCACCCAGAACATTATAGCAATGTCGACCCACATAGATTCAACAGCTCCTGAAATCAGATCCATCCCACCAATATAA